The sequence GCCTCCACCAACACTTTCAATGGCTATATACATTTACTATCAGATAGATAACAGCTCTGGTTTCTGCACAGTCATGACTTGATACACATACTGTGGCTACTGCCTTGTGACTATCTGTGCTATTAGTGCAATGCTGTTTTTTGATCCCAGGTGTGAGTGTAATTAAGATGTTTTGTGCTTGAGATGTCATTGTTTGtaataatttttattatattcatTGGTCTGTTTACTGCCTGGAGATTGTTTGGAACAGAAATTAGAACAGGGAAGAGAACACAGAGCATGGGACATGACCTTGAAATTTGAATATTCCAAATACAAATATATCCAGAAAGTAATCTTCCAACAGAATGATTGTAAACTGAAACTCTCCCAAGTCATTAAATTGAACATTTTAACATGGAGCTGAGGGATGCTGTTCAAGTATGAGTTTCCTGGACCAAATCCAAAAATCCTGAGTTGAGTCCTAACCTACTTTAAGCAAATAAAAAAGATCTATAACTATTACCTATCTAATCTAATAAGAACTAAGAGGGCAGAAGGGCAGAAGGACTCTTGCACTTAATGCTCGTGGTTCCAAGTACAGTTACATTAATCAGGAAAGGCATGCAGAATAATTTTTGACTCCACTAATAGAATTTGGATCCTTCCAGAAATTTTCCTATCAATAGCATCATACTATATAGATGAAACCAAGAAATAGGCCTTTGCTTCCTTGCATTTTCAGCTTAGTTGAAGAGACTAGTAGCTGTTGGGTACAAGATTATGCTCACGTTGGGGGAGAAGTTTGTCTTTGACAGGACTAAACAAGTATTGAAGTATCAGCTGCTAGTTATACTCACATAGAGTATGCTTGCTTCCCTTTTGTGACCAAGTGTTTAGGACTGAAAGTAGAGAATGATTGACattattttcttttgcttttgcCAAGTTTTTTGGGCTGGTTTACTATCCGGTTAAAATAGAATTACATTGTTCTGAATTTGCTATGTTGCAAATTTTAGTATTTTTAAAACTCTCGGGTATATAAAGTCATAGCACACATCATTGTTCTCATCTATGAAATAGCTCACTGAAGCTTTTCTGGACATGTGCATTGAGAAATCTGGGTAAATAGACATAGTCAGTTtctgaaaggaaaagaaaaacaaaagataAAAAGTAAATATTGGCAAGGTTACACCAAACTATTTTTTAAAGCCTTTCATTATTAACTAGAGTGAAATGAACATTGAAACTCTTCTGGGAAAAATAATCAGTAGTACAACACTAATGATTTTTTATAATTTGCAGATGTAGAGAAGAATAATGGGTACTACTTTCTGGATATGTTTGTATTTAGGATATTCTAACGTAAGGTCACATCCCATGCTCTGTGTTCTCTTTCCTGTTCTAAATGCTGTTCCAAAAAAATTCTCCAGGCAGTAAACAAGCCAATGACTCTAATACAAATTATGGTGGATAATGACATGTATAGCACACAACATTACAATTACACTGCACACTTGGGATAAAAATGAAGGGAGTATTGCACAAGTAGAGAGTCACAAGTAAGCTCGTGGCTGTTTAGAAACCATAGCTGTCATAGAGGAGAAATTAGGAGTAAATTTACATAGGCAACAGTCCCATGTTATTAAATAAGAACAAAAATGTTACAAGGAGATGCAGGAGACCAAGACAGCAAATATTAGATTATTTTTTGTGAACAGTACTCGGGCCCAGATAAATGAAAGTAAAGCATTTAACTATTTTTGTTGCCACAGAGATGTTTCTTCAACTGCACTTGAGTATCTTCCATCTAATGGGCTGGAGTTTATTCAAAAACTGACTGCGCGCTTTACGTACTCGCTGAAAAGATTCCCAGCTCTGGAAAAGTTTGTCAATTTGATGGAAGCAAATTTGACGTACCCCAGCCATTGTTGTGCATTCAAAAACTGGGAAAAATCAAACGGGTAAGTTTTTGTGTCTGTCTATCACCTACCCCTCATCAATCCCTCACCATGTGTCTCTTATGATGATAAAAAACTGACCATCTTTCAGAGAAAGGGCATATCAAATAAAGCATTTACCAGATCAGGAGTCTCATGGGTGTTATCACAGGTCTAATTCCATACTTAGTTTTTACAAATTCAGGCATTCATCCAGTTTAAATAAATTTTCTCAAACCTTCAAACCTTTCTCcttttagttgtttttttcttaATGAGTGACTAATTGTATAGTGCCATACATTGTAGAATTATTTAAGGTAGGAGTACTGTCAATCCAACCGAGTCTTTAGAAAGTCCCTGTTCCATCAGCCATGCATCTTATTCTCCATCCTTAAAATTAAAATTACCTTTCTTCAAGAAATTCTTGCAAAATAACTTAAGGTCTTTGAAAAGTCCAAGTACACCAAATACAGTGTCTTTCTTCTATCCAGCATACGTTTCTGTTTTCTCTTCAAAGGAATCTACTCTGATATGTCATGTAGTCTTGTTTTGAATTATGTGCTGGCTGCTTTTCAAAGTAATTAAATATATAGTAAGTTTAATTATAATTAATAAAATGCAGCCCTTAGGTAGTATAAACAACTAACTTGGATCTAATTACCTAGGTATATTAACTAGAGTTTTCTGGCATTCAAGGGAGAGGCATTTAAATTCTTTTTATCCTCCTAAATGATCTAATCAAGGAAATACAAGTTGCCCTGTGGGTGTGGTTTGTAGTTAACTTAGAATCCTGTGATTTTACTGGATCAAATTGGAGAGAAGAGTTTCGGAGATTTTTCTTTTAATCTGTTCCAAATTCTCACCTACAATCTTAAAATATGAGTACCTGCATTGAGTCATCCACAGTAGTAAAGAGTAATTAAAGATGATATTTGTTTTAGCTTTTCCTATTTTATTCTGTCGCAAAAAGAAGTTCTGTTGTGAAGTCTAAACAAATAATCCTTGACAAACCTCCAGGTACTTAGAGATTTTAGGTGCTAAACAGCTGACTTGTGTTCTGATGAAATTAAATTCAATCTGAATTGATAGCCTTAGCCAGTGAAGAAGCAGAGCTTCAGAATACAGCTCTAAGAAGAAAGGCTGACTAAAATTTACATCGTAAGTCATTGTACTTCATTCTCCACAAAAAGTCCATGTGTGGAGCTGGGAAGAATTTGGATGAATTTGGCTGTGGTACCATTAGACAGAGTGCCATCACTAAAGTTTCTTGCAGGTGGATTGATTCAATAATGTGGTCAGGAACAGAAACATAATCTGTTAAAAACCTGTTATCTAGTAGTGAGGAAGTGatagggggaaaaaaaatcactctgAACATAGTTGATTGTTACTTTCCCTTCAGACAGAATTCCATATCCATATTTTTATACAACTTTTTGAAGTCATGTGAAGCTCCAACAAGAAAAGTAACTACAGATTATGACTTCATTGCCAGCcaagaacaaaataaaatataAGTATTGTTCTGAACATATTTAATTGGATCATTCTGACCCCCAATGATATTCTTTGTAGGCACACAAACATAATACAAGCATGACATCCTTTCTTGTTTTTGttaattttccatttttttttgcttcataCTGCAGCTGCATGCCCTCTTGTCTAGCAGTATGGTGCCACTGCTATCTGTATGGTTTTTTTCTTTCACAGTACTTTTCAGGCAGAATTTACGTTCGCCTTCCAGTCATCTTCAGCTTCATAAACTTCTTTTTGCATGTTAATCAAAAGGTTGCCTAGATTACTATCAAGAATGCCAGATGACACTCTTTTTAAATATGCAAATTTTATAATCTACTTTCAGAAGTGAAGAACTCCATGAGTAATTTAGAGGATGGCAAGAGGTAGTAGGATAAGTAAGACACCAGATGTGAGTGTCCGTTATCAAGGTACCACCTATGGAAAGCACACTTGCCAATTCCAAATGTGGGGACAACAAAATGGGTACCAGTTTGACTCTTTGTAAACCCAAAAACATAATACATTGCATGAAATCCCttatttttgatcattttctctctacttgctttatactgaagctgcacagtagcatagtagttagcacaatgatttacaataccagagacccgagttcagttcccgttgctgcctgtaaggagtttatacattctaccTGTGACTGCATAAGTTTCCGCTGGGTGCTCCGATTTCACCCACAGTCAAAAGAtagactggttggtaggttatgttgtgtcagtccgtggcctcctcttgtgccaagatgaggacaCCCTCAGGTGGAGGAGCAAAATGTtattttccatctgggtaccctccaacctgacaacatgAATATTGGCTTCTTCTGGTGAACACCCCCCTTCCTTCTAtttccccactctgactttttagttcttctcagctgcctattacttcccccgggtcccctcctccttccctttctcctatggtccactcacctctcctgtctccagcccttgaccttttccactcacctggcttcacccatcaccttccagctaggctctttcccctccccccacctttttattcgggcatcttccttctcagtccagaagaagggactcagcccaaaatatcgaccatcgattcctctgcatagatgctgcctgacctgctcagctcctccagcattttgtttgtgttgaccTGGTTGctgggttaattggtctttgtaaattgtcccatgattgggctagGTTTAAATCAGGGAATTGTgaggtggtgtggcttgaagggccaaatgggcctattccacactgtatgtcagtaaatcaataaataaaaaaacaataacatCTGCCCTAAAACAATAGAACCTCAGAGTCTGTCTTTCAAGCTTAGTTTACTGCCATTATATCTGATTAACATACACAATGTATGATTCTGGGCACCACACTGGTCCCATAATTATCTACCTACAGCTTACAGAGTTGGCTGAGGTCCCCTGGAAAAGCAATGGCCACCCTTACTTTGAAGGTACTCTTTATCATTGGACCCTTTACACCCATAGCTCCAATATGGCATTAGTGGGTGTAAAGCAGTTGGGGTGACACCtggtttgaattttttttttttgctaacttttacttttgcaagtagaCACTATGATGTTAAGTGACAGATGGAAAGGGAAGAAAATGAACCTTTGGCAAATTTGGTTTAGGTAACTGCTTGTACACTTGGATGCCTTCCAGCATAATCCAAACAGAGAGGAGCTGCTTGAGTTGTCTTCCTCTCCTTCTTCCTCTTTCACCACCTCAGATTCTGCTGTTACTCACACTATAGCAATTGTCAAGTATGACCTGACATCAGTGACTTATTGCTATATGCATCAGACTACCATTTTGGGCATCCAGTCTGCAAAATACTACAGGATGTCTCGGGTGCCCCACATATTACAAGCATCTTTTCATTATGATCAGATTCTACCACATTTCACATTGATGAGGGCTTCAGCCACAAGTGAGCTGAGGCAGGGATCAAGTTAGGTGATGTCAAAGAAAATTGTTATCTTGGGAACAACATGGATATCTGATCCTGCAGTGAAATATGGCTTGAAAGTCTGAATTATCCAGTTCATGAGCCAGACAGTCATCAGATGGTTATTCTGACATCATTTAAATTGATGACTAGGGAACTGAATTTATAACACAGATCACAGATGATGTGTCCACACTTCACAGTATTTAGCTGAAGAAACAGAATAGTGTAAAGTTCATCCTGGGTGGCTTAGTTAAAACACTCATTTGTGAGAAGCTTGTGCCCCTGTGATGTGAAATTATTTTGCATAATCAGTTCATTTGTATTCATTTTTTATTATTCATTCAAGGGATGAGCACTCGAGGTTGAGCTACCATTTAATCATCCTTGAGAAGGTGTTAGTGAGCTGCGGCAGTCCCTGACGTGTAGGTACATACTCCCACAATGCTGCTCGGGGGCATTTCCAGGTTTTGACCCAGCTATAGTGAAGTGCTACATTTCTAAGTCAGGCTGGAATTTGGCTCAGAGTGTGCCTTAATAGTGATGATATTCCCATGCAATTGTCCTTATAATACGTAGAGTTTTTGGATTTGGAAGGTGTTGTCCAATGAGCACAAATTGCTGCTGCTACATAAtcagtggtggagtgagtgaacagcTGTAATTAGGGTGCCTATCAAGCAGGCTGCCATGTCCTGTATTGTTTTGCGTTTattgagtgttgttgaaactgcactcatccaggcaagtagAGAGTATTTTATCAGTCTTGTAGATTATGGACAGGAGTTTGTAAGTGAGTTATTCTCCGCTGGACTTCTAGCCTCTGACTTGCTTCTTAAGCCACGTAGTGTATGTGGCCACTCCATTCAGTTTCAGATCAATAGTAACCCCCCCAGGATATTAATAATGGACAATTCAGCAATGGTATTACCATTGACTCTCCAGGTATTAactggattttctcttgttggataTTGTCATTGCCTGGTACTTGTGTGACATGAATGTTACTTATCACCTGTCAGTCTGGGTCCTGCTGCATTTGAATGGACTGTTTTGTTACCTGAGGCGTCTTGAAAGGTGCTGAACATTGTACAATCATGAGTGACCATCGctacttctgaccttatgatTGAAGCTGAAGATGATTGGGGACTCTGTCCTGAGGAACCCCTACAGAGATGTCCTGTGGCTgtgatgattgacctccaaccactaccaccatcttcctttgtgtgaaGTGATTCCAATCAGTTGAGTGTTTTCCCTGATTTCTATTGACTCCAGTTTAGCCAGTGCTCCTTGATGCCAAAAACAGTCAAACACTGCCTTGATGTCATGGACTGTTATTCTCACTTCGAGTTCAGCTCTTTTGTCCACATTTTGTTCCAAGGAAGTAAGAAAGTCAGAAGTTGAGTGGAATCCAAATTGAGTTCCTCTCAGCAAGTTATTTCTAAGCAAGTACCTAAAATGGCCTAGACTTCAGTACTAAATTCACACTTGGACAAACATCTCCCATAACAAAAACatgagggctatagatagggtgaatatgcACAATCTTTTTCTCAAGGTAAGGGAATCAAGAActtgagggcataggtttaaagtgagaggggagagatttaataggcgCTTGATGGGCAATGTTTTTAACCCAGGGAGTGGACAGttaatggaatgagctgccagaagttaCACTGACACTTAAAAaccacttggacaggtacatggatgggaatagTTTAGCAAGCCAAATGttagcaaatgggactagcttagatggcaaggactagttgggctgaagggcctgattctgtgctctgGGACCCTATGGCACAATGGAAGACAGCAATGTCAGAATTTTGCACAGGGACTATTTTTCTCTGTGGTTAGTCCAGCTTTAACCTGTAGCTAAAGAGAAAAATCATTAAAAAAGTCATTGCTTGAGCCTGGCATTTATAGTTTTATTGCTTTTAACGTTACTCTAATTTTTCCTAGATCTATTAAAAAAAGGTTGAGAAGTGCAAAGAAAGTTGCATTAACTTTATGTAGCTGAAAATCAAAACAgctttagatttccaacattATACAGTATTACAGACACAGTAACAATGGCAGTATGTGTGATTAGATCAGTTGTTGTATTAGAATAATAATTACCTTTTAATGATAAGTTAAACAAAGCAAATATGGAATTATAGAGAGGAAGACTTGAAGAAGTAAATGAGCAACCAAAGAGGCTAATGGATAGCAAAAGCATTTGCTCTGGTTTTGTTATATTGAGGCTATCTTTGGAAGAACATATAATTTATGGCCTTTTCTGTCCCTTCATTGCATGGTGAGCAAAATGTTGAGTCTTCTAATTAGCTTATGGTGGATGGAGAAAGGTATGAAATTATTTGTAGTTCTGTAATTCAGTGACATGTTAATATGGAACTGCAAGATGTATTTATTTTACTGTGGCTTTCCATTCTTTAAATAAAATTTACTTAGTAATAAACTACCTCTTCTTATCTGCTTATAGTTTTGGGGATGACTATTCTCACTCTAATCCACCGTCACAGAAAGTGGGACAATGGAGCATACAGGATTTTTCTGCTGGCACGAAGAAATACTCTTCCTCACAGAACTATTCATATTTCCCTGACAATCTTGACGATGGACATGAACAGTCAGAAGAAATCTATGAAAATGCAGTATCATTTGATTATGGATTTTGCCATGCCAAGGTAGACCTTGTCTGCACTCCAGAACCGGATGCCTTCAATCCCTGTGAAGATATAATGGGATACAATTTTTTAAGAATTCTGATATGGTTCATTAACATTCTTGCCATTGTGGGTAACTTTGTCGTTTTTACTGTTTTGGTGGTTAGTCAGAATAAGCTTACAGTTCCACGATTCCTTATGTGCAATCTTGCTTTCGCAGACCTCTGTATGGGTCTCTATTTGCTACTCATTGCATCTGTTGACCTGAGCACCAAGAGTCAGTATTACAACTATGCAATAGACTGGCAGACTGGTGCGGGGTGCGCCAGTGCTGGTTTCTTCACTGTTTTTGCAAGTGAGCTCTCTGTGTATACACTAATGCTGATCACTATTGAGAGATGGCATACAATTACCCATGCTATGCAATTGGACAGAAAAATACGTTTGAGGCATGCTGTTATGCTTATGTTTGGAGGCTGGGTATTCTCTCTAGTTGTAGCAATATTGCCACTTGTTGGTATCAGCAATTACATGAAAGTTAGCATCTGCTTGCCAATGGATATAGAAACTCCAGTTTCCCAGGGCTATGTTATATTCCTATTAGTACTGAATGTTATAGCCTTTATTATCATTTGTATATGCTATATCAAAATATACATAGCTGTGAAAAATCctgattttgtttctaaaagtaGTGACACAAAGATTGCCAAACGAATGGCGATACTAATCTTTACAGACTTTGTCTGTATGGCTCCCATATCAGTTTTTGCTATTTCAGCAGCTTTTAAGTCTCCACTTATTACAGTTACAAATGCTAAAATTCTGCTGGTATTGTTTTACCCACTGAATTCGTGTGCTAATCCATTTCTCTATGCCATCTTCACAAAAGCATTCAGAAGGGATTTCTTCATTTTGTTGAGCAAGTTTGGCTATTGTGAAATAAAAGCTCAGGTTTATAAAACTGACAACTCAAATTCAAGGAGTGGCACTAAAGAAAGTTTAGGTGCAGTAATCAAGCTAGCAAAATTTGATGAGCAAGATTTGCCAGCCAACACAACTGCTAAATATTGTTGCAAAGAATGTTAGTAACATTTAATATTTTACAGTCTCTTTCCTTCACCACTGAAGGTGCTATCTCATGTGGGCTGCATCTACAGGTATCAGCAACAATCTGGTACCTCTCCTTGGTGTCCATTTTATCAATGTGAGCCTTGGTACACTAGTTAAGGGTTCCAGAACTGAAAACTGATGTAGCAAAGAGAGAAAGGAATGCTGGTTGATTTTCCAGTTCCTAACCCAGGATAGCAATTTGCCAGATGGTAGAGTGAGTGAAGATTATAAAACATTCAAGTCTGAAATCACTAATAGATCCGTTCCCAATTGAATATCAGaataatttacaaaaaaaagcacATTTTTACTGAAAGAACAAAAATAAGGAAATATTTTTTCATTAATACTATTTTAATGCACTTTACACTCAAGGGAGAAATGTTCACCTTTGGTTGTTAAAGCAGTTTAGCAGGTAGGCTACCCTCTCCTGCAGGGTAAGGTGGAATGCCTAACTGAACCTCATTATCATCTCCTGATAGAACTATGCCTGTAACAGGAAAGGAGTCAGGCAGTTACGCCAATGGTAAGTTACTGAGTGGGTTTGTACCTTCAGTACAAACTTAAGTTGACACTTCCCTTCTAGGCACATGAGAAGTACTCTTGCTCTTTCTAATCCCTTGAACAAAAGATCTTACCTGCTCTTATATGGCCTCATGATTACACATGATTCTGACTGTCCTAGCAATGACATGTAACAAATGGGACATATTAAAAAGTACTGAAAGAAACAAGGGAGTGGGGGAAATGAAAGATACTACAATTCCTGCAGTGTGGAACAGATTTGCATTTCTGTTGATCTGGTAACTACTTGATAAAGATTAAATTAAATTTCTGTTTTTAGGAACACTAAAACTGCAAGAAGAGGTTTTTAATTGGCACAAAGAGATTGTTCAATGGTTTTCAATACCAGAAGTGATAATATTCTGCAGTAGATATATTAGTAAGGGAGTAAATGAGCCTTGTGGGGTGTTGCAAATTCCTTGTTCAGCATGAGTTAAATGTAATTAACATAAATGGCAATACAGTTGCTATGATTACCTTCCTATCTATTTCTGTGAACACTAAAAGGGAAATTGGGATTAATCTTAGATTGGTGGAAAGAAACCAGGAAGAGGGTAATGAATTTGGATGAGACAATGTGATCACAATGAAAGACAGTAGGTTCAAAGGGACAAATGGCATTCTACTGTAGAATGTCTATTTTCATTCCAACTCGAAATGTGCCAGAATGGATGAGAAATCCAAACCGCACAGCATCTTAATTATCGTACAGCTTGCTTCAGTGTGGTTTGATAAAACCATCCTGGTAGTACTTAACTGATCAGATAGCATCAATGAGAAAACAGTTAATATTTTTGGTCAATGTCCCTTTATTAGAATAGGGTTTTTCCATCCTCTGATATAATTTGCATAACTTTGACTAGTGTACATAGATTTAATTGGACACCATAATTGCATCTTTTAATTAAGTGCATCATTGACATTGCCACAATTTTAAGGTCATAGTTCTGTGAATATTAACCAAAAAAACCTCAGAACTACAGCCTATTTGCTACAGTCAATATAACCACAGTGAAAGTTTTCGAAGGAACAGTATTTTCCACTTTTGGATTGAGAAAGCTTCCAGTtttaatggatgttgtatattaaGAAATCAAAAGACCTGATCATATTAGATTTAATATAGTTTTACTCATATAACTACACTCTAGCATAATATGGGAATTAGTGCTCTAAAGGGAGGTCCATGGAATCCTTTTGGTTAAACACATACACACCACCAAATTCTGGAATTTTAAGAGGCGTAATTTATTTACAGTGGGAATGAAGAGGCAGGAATTTGAATTGGAAAAATAGTATTTACATATTAATTCTGACATTGCAGTTGAAGATAGTTGTTCTTGGAATAGCAAGTTCACCTAAAAATAACaacgtcagaatcagaatcaggtttaatataaccAGCACGTCATCAAATCTGTTAATTTAGCAGTAGCAGTAAATGCAATatgtgataatatagaaaaacaaataaataacagtatgtatattaaatagttaaattgggAATAGTAGTGCAACAACAGAAATTTTAAAAGCGAGTTAGTGTTTATTGGTtccaatatccatttagaaatcagatggccgagggaagaagctgttcctgaatcactgagtgtgtgctttcaggcttcagtTCAGGTCCTTCCTGAccgtaacaatgaaaagagggcatgggggtccttaataatggacaccacctttttgagacaccactcACAAGACAATCATGATAGACGTCTTTTTCCAATAGTTTAGTTATTTCATTCAGATAAACCTAATTTAACATAATTACTAATTGCTTTTAATTATTATTCCAACTAATCTACTCTGCATATTGATATTCTGTGTGTGGAATTTCCTGACTTAAGTACTAATACTTTGACTTGCTTTACAGGGTGCCTCTTGGTTCTAGTCTAGGTGTTTT comes from Hypanus sabinus isolate sHypSab1 chromosome 12, sHypSab1.hap1, whole genome shotgun sequence and encodes:
- the LOC132402725 gene encoding lutropin-choriogonadotropic hormone receptor-like gives rise to the protein MLRLNSLLRRFTHLPLKKIQRHSFEGLRDIIRIDISQSDSLERIETQAFVNLQDLVELSIQNTKHLVKIDQEAFRNLPRLRYLSICNTGVGFFPDLTHIHSIASSFILEICDNLHLLSIPENAFQGMNNESLTLKLYKNGFEDVRSHAFNATKLDKLELNDNKNLRIIHNDAFKGAIGPDVLDVSSTALEYLPSNGLEFIQKLTARFTYSLKRFPALEKFVNLMEANLTYPSHCCAFKNWEKSNGQNSISIFLYNFLKSCEAPTRKKVGQWSIQDFSAGTKKYSSSQNYSYFPDNLDDGHEQSEEIYENAVSFDYGFCHAKVDLVCTPEPDAFNPCEDIMGYNFLRILIWFINILAIVGNFVVFTVLVVSQNKLTVPRFLMCNLAFADLCMGLYLLLIASVDLSTKSQYYNYAIDWQTGAGCASAGFFTVFASELSVYTLMLITIERWHTITHAMQLDRKIRLRHAVMLMFGGWVFSLVVAILPLVGISNYMKVSICLPMDIETPVSQGYVIFLLVLNVIAFIIICICYIKIYIAVKNPDFVSKSSDTKIAKRMAILIFTDFVCMAPISVFAISAAFKSPLITVTNAKILLVLFYPLNSCANPFLYAIFTKAFRRDFFILLSKFGYCEIKAQVYKTDNSNSRSGTKESLGAVIKLAKFDEQDLPANTTAKYCCKEC